The Vibrio kanaloae genome has a window encoding:
- the rbfA gene encoding 30S ribosome-binding factor RbfA, translating to MSKEFSRTQRVSQQLQKELALILQREVRDSRIGMVTISDVEVSRDLAYAKVFVTFLCIGEQTPESCLAALKEHEVPVRMMLGKRIRHRLTPEVRFTYDNTLVEGMRMSNLVSEVLSDDKRKQEEAGRTDETQSKDEE from the coding sequence ATGTCAAAAGAATTTAGCCGCACACAACGTGTGTCCCAGCAGCTTCAAAAAGAACTTGCTCTTATCCTACAACGTGAAGTTCGTGACTCACGTATCGGTATGGTAACGATTTCAGACGTAGAAGTGTCTCGTGACCTTGCTTACGCAAAGGTATTCGTGACTTTCCTATGTATCGGTGAGCAGACACCTGAATCTTGTTTAGCTGCGCTTAAAGAGCACGAAGTACCAGTACGTATGATGCTAGGTAAACGTATTCGTCACCGCTTAACACCTGAAGTTCGCTTTACTTACGACAACACTTTGGTTGAAGGCATGCGCATGTCTAACTTAGTGAGTGAAGTACTAAGTGACGACAAGCGTAAGCAAGAAGAAGCTGGTCGTACTGACGAAACTCAGTCTAAGGACGAAGAGTAA
- the truB gene encoding tRNA pseudouridine(55) synthase TruB has translation MARRRKGRPINGVILLDKPTGISSNDALQKVKRIYFAEKAGHTGALDPLATGMLPICLGEATKFSQFLLDSDKRYVVIAKLGERTNTSDSDGEVVETREVNVSQEQLERCIASFKGETAQIPSMFSALKYQGKPLYEYARAGIEVPRESRKITVYSIELLRFEGDEVEMEVHCSKGTYIRTITDDLGEMLGCGAHVTMLRRTGVAKYPYERMVTLEQLNEILEQAQAQEIAPKELLDPLLMPMDTAVEDLPEVNLNAELTDLVQHGMPVQVAGAPAEGTVRMTSGEEKLFVGVAQIAEDGRVAPKRLVVFRDEEPQA, from the coding sequence ATGGCTCGCCGTCGTAAAGGTCGCCCAATTAACGGGGTAATTCTGTTAGATAAGCCGACAGGTATTTCATCTAATGATGCACTGCAAAAAGTAAAACGTATTTACTTTGCAGAGAAAGCAGGGCACACCGGTGCTCTGGATCCTCTTGCGACTGGTATGCTGCCAATTTGTCTTGGCGAAGCAACGAAGTTTTCTCAGTTTCTGCTAGATTCTGACAAGCGCTACGTAGTGATAGCCAAGCTTGGTGAGCGCACCAACACCTCAGATTCTGATGGTGAAGTAGTTGAAACGCGTGAAGTGAATGTGAGTCAAGAGCAGCTTGAGCGTTGCATTGCAAGCTTCAAAGGTGAAACTGCCCAAATCCCATCAATGTTCTCAGCATTGAAGTATCAAGGTAAGCCTTTGTACGAATATGCTCGCGCAGGCATTGAAGTGCCTCGAGAGTCTCGTAAGATCACGGTTTACTCTATTGAACTGCTTCGCTTTGAAGGTGATGAAGTTGAAATGGAAGTACATTGTTCGAAAGGTACTTACATTCGCACAATTACCGACGATCTTGGTGAAATGTTAGGTTGTGGTGCTCACGTGACCATGCTTCGTCGCACTGGTGTAGCAAAGTACCCCTATGAGCGTATGGTGACTTTGGAGCAGTTAAACGAGATCCTAGAGCAAGCACAAGCGCAAGAGATTGCACCTAAAGAGTTGCTTGATCCATTGCTAATGCCAATGGACACGGCTGTAGAAGACTTACCTGAAGTTAACCTGAATGCGGAACTGACTGATCTTGTTCAGCACGGTATGCCCGTTCAAGTCGCAGGCGCTCCTGCTGAAGGTACCGTTCGCATGACAAGCGGTGAAGAGAAGCTGTTTGTTGGCGTTGCTCAAATTGCTGAAGATGGCCGAGTTGCCCCGAAGCGTTTGGTTGTTTTCAGAGATGAAGAGCCACAAGCATAA
- the rpsO gene encoding 30S ribosomal protein S15 has translation MSLNAETKAAIVAEYAQSEGDTGSPEVQVALLTASINHLQGHFKAHKHDHHSRRGLLRMVSSRRKLLDYLKGKNLARYQDLIKRLGLRR, from the coding sequence ATGTCTCTGAATGCAGAAACTAAAGCAGCAATCGTTGCAGAATACGCACAATCTGAAGGCGACACAGGTTCACCAGAAGTACAAGTAGCACTACTTACTGCTTCTATCAACCACCTACAAGGTCACTTCAAAGCACACAAACACGATCACCACAGCCGTCGTGGTCTACTACGTATGGTTTCTAGCCGTCGTAAGCTTCTTGATTACTTGAAAGGCAAAAACCTTGCTCGTTACCAAGACCTAATCAAGCGTCTAGGCCTACGTCGCTAA
- the pnp gene encoding polyribonucleotide nucleotidyltransferase, translating into MFEKPVVKSFQYGNHTVTLETGVMARQATAAVMATMDDTSVFVSVVAKKEAVAGQDFFPLTVNYQERTYAAGKIPGGFFKREGRPSEGETLTARLIDRPIRPLFPSAFKNEVQVIATVVSINPDVNPDMITMIATSAALAISGAPFNGPIGAARVGHIDGELVLNPSNTELENSKLDLVVSGTEGAVLMVESEADNLSEEEMLSAVVYGHDQQQVVIKAINEFAAEVATPAWNWEAPAVNTELKAQVAELAETRLSDAYQITEKMARYEQVGAIKNDVVEALIAQDENLDEREIRGMLGSLEKNVVRSRIIAGNPRIDGREKDMVRALDVRTGVLPRTHGSSLFTRGETQALVTATLGTQRDAQIIDSLMGEKKDNFLLHYNFPPYCVGETGFVGSPKRREIGHGKLAKRGIQAVMPSVEEFPYTVRVVSEITESNGSSSMASVCGTSLALMDAGVPIKASVAGIAMGLVKEGDDFVVLSDILGDEDHLGDMDFKVAGTNAGITALQMDIKIEGITKEIMQIALNQAQGARKHILSVMDEAISGAREDISEFAPRIHTMKISSDKIKDVIGKGGAVIRALCEETGTTIEIEDDGTIKIAATEGAAATEAIRRIEEITAEVEVGRIYQGKVARLADFGAFVTILPGKDGLVHISQIADKRVEKVSDYLTEGQEVPVKVLEIDRQGRVRLSMKEAVETPAEGEAPAAE; encoded by the coding sequence ATGTTTGAAAAACCAGTTGTAAAATCGTTCCAGTACGGTAACCACACCGTTACTCTAGAGACGGGCGTAATGGCACGTCAAGCTACTGCTGCTGTAATGGCGACTATGGACGATACATCAGTATTCGTTTCTGTTGTTGCTAAGAAAGAAGCAGTTGCAGGTCAAGACTTCTTCCCACTAACAGTAAACTACCAAGAGCGTACATACGCTGCGGGTAAAATCCCTGGTGGTTTCTTCAAGCGTGAAGGTCGTCCATCTGAAGGCGAAACACTAACAGCTCGTCTGATTGACCGTCCAATTCGTCCACTTTTCCCAAGTGCGTTTAAAAACGAAGTTCAAGTTATCGCTACGGTTGTTTCTATCAACCCTGACGTAAACCCAGACATGATCACTATGATCGCAACGTCTGCTGCACTTGCTATCTCTGGTGCTCCATTCAATGGTCCTATCGGTGCTGCACGTGTTGGTCACATCGACGGCGAACTTGTTCTTAACCCATCAAATACTGAGCTTGAAAACTCTAAACTAGACCTAGTTGTGTCTGGTACAGAAGGCGCAGTACTTATGGTTGAATCTGAAGCAGATAACCTATCTGAAGAAGAAATGCTTTCAGCTGTTGTTTACGGTCACGACCAACAACAAGTTGTAATCAAAGCAATCAACGAGTTTGCTGCTGAAGTCGCAACTCCAGCTTGGAACTGGGAAGCACCAGCAGTTAACACTGAGCTTAAAGCTCAAGTTGCTGAACTTGCTGAAACTCGTCTATCCGACGCGTACCAGATCACTGAAAAAATGGCGCGTTACGAGCAAGTTGGCGCAATCAAGAACGACGTTGTTGAAGCTCTAATTGCACAAGACGAAAACCTAGATGAGCGCGAAATCCGCGGCATGCTTGGTTCTCTAGAGAAAAACGTAGTACGTAGCCGCATCATCGCTGGCAACCCACGTATCGATGGCCGTGAAAAAGACATGGTTCGTGCGCTAGACGTACGTACTGGTGTTCTTCCACGTACACACGGTTCTTCTCTATTCACTCGTGGTGAAACTCAAGCACTTGTTACTGCAACGCTTGGCACACAACGTGATGCTCAAATCATCGACAGCCTAATGGGTGAGAAGAAAGACAACTTCCTTCTACACTACAACTTCCCTCCATACTGTGTAGGTGAAACTGGTTTCGTTGGTTCTCCTAAGCGTCGTGAAATTGGTCACGGTAAGCTTGCTAAACGTGGTATCCAAGCAGTAATGCCTTCTGTTGAAGAATTCCCATACACAGTTCGTGTTGTATCGGAAATCACAGAATCTAACGGTTCTTCTTCAATGGCTTCTGTATGTGGTACATCTCTAGCGCTTATGGATGCTGGTGTTCCAATCAAAGCTTCTGTTGCGGGTATCGCAATGGGTCTTGTTAAAGAAGGCGACGATTTCGTTGTTCTTTCTGACATCCTTGGCGACGAAGATCACCTAGGTGACATGGACTTTAAAGTAGCAGGTACTAACGCTGGTATCACTGCACTTCAAATGGACATCAAGATCGAAGGTATCACTAAAGAGATCATGCAAATTGCACTTAACCAAGCGCAAGGTGCACGTAAGCACATCCTTTCTGTAATGGATGAAGCTATCTCTGGTGCTCGTGAAGATATCTCTGAATTCGCTCCACGTATCCACACAATGAAAATCAGCTCTGATAAGATCAAAGATGTTATCGGTAAAGGCGGCGCAGTTATCCGTGCTCTTTGTGAAGAAACGGGTACTACAATCGAAATCGAAGACGATGGCACAATCAAGATTGCTGCTACTGAAGGCGCAGCTGCTACAGAAGCTATCCGTCGTATCGAAGAGATCACAGCTGAAGTTGAAGTTGGCCGCATTTACCAAGGTAAAGTTGCTCGTCTAGCTGACTTCGGTGCATTCGTTACTATCCTTCCAGGTAAAGATGGTCTAGTACACATCTCTCAAATCGCTGACAAGCGCGTTGAGAAAGTGTCTGATTACCTAACTGAAGGTCAAGAAGTGCCTGTTAAGGTTCTTGAAATTGACCGTCAAGGCCGTGTACGTCTAAGCATGAAAGAAGCAGTTGAAACGCCAGCTGAAGGCGAAGCACCTGCTGCTGAGTAA
- the nlpI gene encoding lipoprotein NlpI yields MKWFQTASMCLLLVLTGCATTSDNTSRWVYPPMAVPLQPSVQQEVQIARLSQLLQRPDLNDEVRAKMLFERGNYYDSVGLRDLARLDFNQSLSLNPAQPDIFNLLGVYFTQVGEFDAAYESFDSTLELDPANSYAERNRSIALYYGERYDLANEEMMKHYADDPSDPFRALWLYIIQHELTPEQAKLDLQKRYESRDEQWGWVLVAIMLDDITEEQAFKAILTGTRDNTLLAQRLTETYFYLAKRYHMNGDYANAISLYKLAVSFNVYEYVEHRYSFLELSRIFTTLKAEHIAQVKLAEAEEEANAK; encoded by the coding sequence GTGAAATGGTTTCAAACCGCGAGTATGTGTTTACTGCTTGTACTAACAGGTTGTGCGACAACATCAGATAACACCTCACGTTGGGTTTATCCACCGATGGCTGTACCACTGCAACCAAGCGTTCAGCAAGAAGTTCAAATTGCACGTCTTAGTCAGTTATTACAGCGCCCAGATTTGAACGATGAAGTTCGAGCGAAGATGCTGTTTGAACGTGGTAACTACTACGACAGTGTTGGCCTGCGTGATCTCGCGCGCCTTGATTTCAACCAATCTCTTTCATTGAACCCTGCTCAACCTGATATCTTCAATCTTTTGGGTGTTTACTTTACGCAGGTAGGGGAGTTTGATGCGGCTTATGAATCTTTTGATTCTACGTTAGAGCTTGATCCTGCAAACTCTTACGCAGAAAGAAACCGCTCTATCGCGCTTTATTATGGCGAGCGTTACGACTTAGCCAATGAAGAGATGATGAAGCACTACGCCGATGATCCTAGCGATCCATTTCGCGCTCTTTGGTTGTACATCATTCAGCATGAGCTAACGCCAGAACAAGCTAAGCTTGATTTACAAAAACGTTATGAGAGTCGTGATGAGCAGTGGGGCTGGGTATTAGTTGCGATTATGCTTGATGACATCACTGAAGAGCAGGCTTTCAAGGCGATCTTAACCGGTACTCGCGACAACACGCTACTTGCGCAGCGCCTAACAGAGACGTACTTCTACCTTGCTAAGCGTTACCATATGAATGGTGACTACGCGAATGCTATCTCTTTGTACAAGTTAGCGGTTTCTTTTAACGTGTATGAATACGTAGAACACCGTTACTCTTTCTTAGAGTTAAGCCGTATCTTCACCACGCTTAAAGCTGAGCACATAGCGCAAGTTAAGCTGGCTGAGGCCGAAGAAGAAGCCAACGCTAAGTAA
- a CDS encoding MarR family winged helix-turn-helix transcriptional regulator, which translates to MLNQNLEKIERFASKIWRTQVNEDPICQLSFNEYDYLKVIQASPEPIRLTDLAIEMQVTKPSATTMVQRLERKGLVERKASLEDARSKLVVLTSKAEVGLEEESKIYQVMAQILESRLSEQESQQLNLLLNKALK; encoded by the coding sequence ATGCTGAACCAAAATTTAGAAAAGATTGAGCGCTTCGCCTCTAAGATATGGCGCACTCAGGTAAATGAAGATCCTATTTGCCAATTGAGCTTCAATGAGTATGACTATTTGAAGGTCATACAAGCCTCTCCTGAACCGATCCGATTGACTGATCTGGCGATTGAGATGCAGGTGACCAAGCCTTCAGCAACCACTATGGTTCAAAGGCTAGAGAGAAAGGGGCTTGTGGAGCGTAAAGCTTCGCTCGAAGATGCGAGATCTAAGTTAGTGGTACTGACCAGTAAAGCGGAAGTCGGCTTGGAAGAAGAAAGTAAGATCTATCAGGTCATGGCACAGATACTGGAAAGTCGTTTGTCTGAGCAAGAATCTCAGCAGCTAAACCTATTATTAAATAAAGCTTTGAAGTAA
- a CDS encoding MATE family efflux transporter yields MSNSISRQFWRYTIPTVAAMLVNGLYQVVDGIFIGRYVGADGLAGINVAWPVIGSILGIGMLVGVGTGALVSIRQGEKDTQGAKQILATGLTLLLAITPIVSALLFLFTDNFLLWQGAEGRVYELGLQYLHILIGASVFTLGSIAMPFLLRNDDSPNLATILMIVGAVINIVLDYLFIALYGWELMGAALATAIAQFVVTGLGLAYFFSRRANLRLRWNELRLKLDVIPQIFAIGTSSFFMYAYGSMMVALHNALFSQYGDQLMIGAYAILGYIVTVYYLTAEGIANGMQPLVSYNHGARNQANIRKLLKIAMMSSVLIGVAFVLLLNAFPREFVSVFNSDEPQLVEYTVLGIRLHMFALALDGFLVVAGAYYQALNKGSKAMFVTIGNMLIQLPFLYIMPKLYGVPGIWIAYPLSNIALSVVVMVMLYKDLKKLDASPMETATA; encoded by the coding sequence ATGAGTAACTCAATTAGTCGCCAGTTTTGGCGATACACAATCCCTACCGTGGCGGCCATGTTGGTTAATGGCCTGTACCAAGTGGTGGATGGCATCTTCATTGGGCGCTATGTGGGGGCTGATGGACTTGCAGGTATCAATGTTGCGTGGCCTGTGATTGGTTCGATTCTCGGTATTGGTATGTTGGTGGGTGTGGGTACAGGTGCGCTTGTCTCGATTCGCCAAGGTGAAAAAGATACTCAAGGCGCTAAGCAGATCTTAGCAACGGGCTTAACCTTGCTGTTGGCGATAACGCCTATTGTCTCTGCATTGTTGTTTTTGTTTACTGATAACTTCTTGCTTTGGCAGGGCGCTGAAGGGCGAGTGTATGAGCTTGGCCTGCAGTACTTACACATTCTGATTGGTGCTAGTGTCTTCACGCTAGGTTCCATTGCGATGCCGTTTTTACTACGCAACGATGACAGCCCGAACTTAGCGACGATACTGATGATCGTTGGTGCGGTGATTAACATCGTACTCGATTACCTGTTTATCGCGCTCTATGGTTGGGAGTTGATGGGCGCAGCATTAGCAACAGCGATTGCCCAGTTTGTGGTAACGGGCCTTGGCTTGGCTTACTTCTTCTCACGTCGAGCAAACCTACGTTTACGTTGGAATGAGTTGAGACTGAAGCTGGATGTGATTCCACAAATCTTCGCGATTGGTACATCAAGCTTCTTTATGTACGCTTATGGTTCGATGATGGTGGCGCTGCACAATGCGTTGTTCTCTCAATATGGCGACCAGTTAATGATTGGCGCTTACGCGATTTTGGGCTACATCGTGACGGTTTACTACCTCACGGCTGAAGGTATCGCCAACGGTATGCAACCATTGGTGAGCTACAACCATGGTGCGCGTAACCAAGCGAACATCCGTAAGTTACTTAAGATAGCGATGATGAGTTCGGTATTGATAGGTGTGGCGTTCGTGCTGCTTCTGAACGCGTTCCCACGTGAGTTTGTATCAGTATTTAACTCAGACGAACCTCAGTTAGTTGAGTACACCGTGTTGGGTATTCGACTTCACATGTTTGCACTGGCGCTGGATGGCTTCTTAGTAGTAGCAGGTGCTTACTATCAGGCTCTGAACAAGGGCAGCAAGGCGATGTTTGTAACGATAGGTAACATGCTTATCCAGTTACCTTTCTTGTACATTATGCCTAAGTTGTACGGTGTGCCGGGGATCTGGATTGCGTACCCACTGTCTAACATCGCGTTAAGTGTGGTGGTGATGGTAATGCTCTACAAAGATCTAAAGAAGCTCGATGCCTCACCGATGGAAACAGCGACGGCATAG
- a CDS encoding U32 family peptidase produces the protein MKYALGPLLYFWPKQDVESFYEQAKSSSADIIYLGEAVCSKRREMKAKHWMGIAKELSASGKQVVLSTMALLEAPSEVNIMKKYIDNGDFAIEANDVSAIQLASESKVPFVVGPAVNTYNARTLNLFLKQGMTRWCMPVELSREWLSNVMTQCEELNIRNKFEVEVFSHGYLPLAYSARCFTARAENKAKDDCETCCIKYPTGLQVESQEGQSVFNLNGIQTQSGYCYNLVNDLPNMHDLVDVVRLSPLGIDTFSEINNFRANEQGQKPMKIESRQCNGYWHQLAGLDVKNI, from the coding sequence ATGAAATACGCATTAGGCCCTCTACTTTATTTTTGGCCAAAACAAGACGTTGAAAGCTTCTATGAGCAAGCTAAATCAAGCTCTGCTGATATCATCTACCTAGGTGAAGCTGTGTGCTCAAAGCGTCGTGAGATGAAAGCGAAACATTGGATGGGCATAGCTAAAGAGCTGTCTGCTTCCGGTAAGCAAGTGGTGCTGTCGACCATGGCATTGCTCGAAGCGCCAAGCGAAGTCAACATCATGAAGAAGTACATCGATAATGGTGACTTTGCGATAGAAGCCAATGATGTATCTGCAATTCAACTGGCCAGCGAAAGCAAAGTGCCTTTCGTAGTTGGCCCTGCAGTAAACACCTACAACGCACGCACGCTGAACCTGTTCTTGAAACAAGGTATGACACGTTGGTGTATGCCAGTTGAGCTTTCTCGCGAATGGCTAAGCAACGTAATGACTCAGTGTGAAGAACTGAACATCCGTAATAAGTTCGAAGTAGAAGTGTTTAGCCACGGCTACCTGCCGCTTGCTTACTCAGCACGCTGCTTTACCGCTCGCGCTGAAAACAAAGCTAAAGACGATTGCGAAACCTGCTGTATCAAGTACCCAACAGGGCTACAAGTAGAAAGCCAAGAAGGCCAATCAGTTTTCAACCTTAATGGTATCCAGACGCAATCAGGCTACTGCTACAACCTAGTTAATGATTTACCGAACATGCACGACCTGGTTGATGTGGTTCGTTTAAGCCCACTCGGTATCGATACCTTCTCTGAAATCAACAACTTCAGAGCGAACGAGCAAGGTCAAAAACCGATGAAGATTGAAAGCCGCCAATGCAATGGCTACTGGCATCAACTTGCAGGTTTAGACGTTAAGAACATCTAG
- the ubiU gene encoding ubiquinone anaerobic biosynthesis protein UbiU: protein MELLCPAGNLPALKTAIDCGADAVYIGFKDDTNARHFAGLNFAGKKLDRAVQYVHDHNKKIHVALNTFAHPNGFDRWTNAVDNAAALGVDALIIADIALLEYAANKYPELELHLSVQASATNAAAIDFYHKNFNVKRVVLPRVLSIHQVKQLSRNITSDVDLEVFAFGSLCIMAEGRCYLSSYMTGESPNTVGACSPAKYVRWQETETGLESRLNEILIDKYEAGENAGYPTLCKGRFEAEIDGERKRYHALEEPTSLNTLSMLPELFAANVASVKIEGRQRSPAYVEQVTRTWRAAIDRYLANPEQYQVEQAWNATLANVSEGTQTTLGAYHRKWQ, encoded by the coding sequence ATGGAACTCTTATGCCCAGCGGGTAACTTACCTGCTTTGAAAACCGCTATTGATTGTGGTGCGGATGCTGTCTATATCGGATTCAAAGACGATACCAATGCCCGACACTTTGCAGGCCTAAACTTTGCGGGTAAAAAGCTCGATCGTGCTGTGCAGTATGTGCATGACCACAACAAAAAAATTCATGTTGCCCTAAACACATTTGCTCACCCAAATGGCTTCGACCGTTGGACCAATGCCGTAGACAACGCTGCTGCACTGGGTGTTGATGCGCTGATCATCGCAGATATAGCCCTGCTCGAGTACGCGGCAAACAAATACCCAGAGTTAGAGCTTCATCTATCAGTACAAGCATCAGCGACCAATGCGGCGGCTATCGACTTCTACCACAAAAACTTCAACGTTAAGCGTGTGGTGTTACCGCGTGTATTATCGATTCATCAGGTCAAACAGCTTTCTCGTAATATCACTTCTGACGTTGACCTTGAAGTATTCGCTTTTGGTAGCTTGTGCATCATGGCAGAAGGCCGTTGCTACCTCTCTTCATACATGACAGGCGAATCACCAAATACTGTTGGTGCTTGTTCTCCGGCGAAATACGTTCGCTGGCAAGAAACAGAAACCGGTCTAGAGTCTCGTTTGAACGAAATCCTTATCGATAAGTACGAAGCAGGTGAAAACGCAGGTTACCCAACGCTGTGTAAAGGCCGCTTTGAAGCCGAGATCGATGGTGAACGTAAGCGCTATCACGCACTTGAAGAGCCAACCAGCCTCAACACGCTATCTATGTTGCCTGAGCTTTTCGCGGCGAATGTTGCCTCAGTGAAGATTGAAGGTCGCCAACGTAGCCCTGCTTATGTTGAACAAGTCACTCGCACTTGGCGCGCGGCCATCGATCGCTACTTAGCGAACCCAGAACAATACCAAGTGGAACAAGCTTGGAATGCGACACTGGCGAATGTATCGGAAGGTACACAAACCACGCTTGGCGCTTATCACCGTAAATGGCAATAG
- a CDS encoding bifunctional diguanylate cyclase/phosphodiesterase translates to MPPQQLQHWFTQLTANSPFFFAVLDAQHNYFMVNERYCDIAGLNQAELVGMNDRQTLGEQFYQHLKPYYERAFNGEKIEAEITLNETDLDTSLYFSLSPLTNGNKIDYIVFHAFDTSENQVLVRSLEESEAKFHKLSQLLPDGLLLVESDYILSSNPAATRLLGFNSTTELIGEELGRLFIDEQTKTVFNNRLSSIITESGLVCLTGARCGFERKVQLHIDSTAVLGSSTQLVLIQDAQDTAKQFAPANSEDAYIDALTKLYNRVGFTKRLEQFIHNETPVVMLYLDIDNFKNINDSLGHHIGDKVIKEVASRLKRLLPRKAVIGHLGGDEFGIILPEPEHQQTPEMLAEKIMSLINQPFDLHHFSKRLACSIGSVSFPKDGTDARILLQNADTAMYEAKDRGRNRLIKFNEQMNKEARMRLWLEIELQKALQQNGLEVWYQPKVNARDFTINGAEALVRWKHPVEGYISPAAFIPVAERAGLIEQLGRVVMREVFATVKRWKMQGILPGRVAINLSPEQFGNPKLIDYVEKLLRSTELDPSAITFELTESAVMSDSEHTLQMLNAIKKLGFALSIDDFGTGYSSLSYLARFPIDELKIDRAFISDIDTLPKQITVIENIINLGKSLDLTVVAEGVETSEQATLLSNLNCSSIQGFHFYRPQPKQDVEELFAQNRRHKN, encoded by the coding sequence ATGCCTCCCCAGCAACTACAACATTGGTTTACCCAGCTAACAGCAAACAGTCCGTTCTTTTTTGCCGTTCTTGATGCTCAACATAATTATTTTATGGTTAATGAGCGTTACTGTGATATTGCAGGTTTAAATCAAGCAGAGCTTGTCGGCATGAATGATCGCCAAACCTTAGGCGAACAATTTTACCAACACCTGAAACCTTATTACGAGCGTGCATTCAATGGTGAAAAAATTGAAGCCGAAATCACTCTCAACGAAACCGACCTCGATACCAGTCTTTATTTCAGCCTCTCTCCTCTGACAAATGGTAACAAAATCGACTACATCGTTTTTCATGCCTTCGATACATCAGAAAACCAAGTGCTTGTTCGCTCTTTAGAAGAATCCGAAGCAAAATTTCACAAGCTATCTCAACTGCTCCCTGACGGGTTATTGCTAGTCGAAAGCGACTACATTTTATCATCAAATCCAGCGGCAACACGCTTGCTTGGTTTCAACTCCACTACTGAGTTGATTGGTGAGGAGTTAGGTCGCTTATTTATCGATGAACAAACCAAAACCGTCTTTAATAATAGGCTGAGCTCTATTATTACCGAGTCTGGTTTGGTTTGCTTAACGGGAGCCAGATGCGGTTTTGAACGTAAGGTACAACTGCATATTGATTCTACTGCCGTTCTTGGAAGCAGCACCCAGCTAGTGCTTATCCAAGACGCACAAGATACCGCAAAACAGTTTGCACCCGCTAACAGTGAAGATGCCTACATAGATGCACTGACCAAGCTCTACAACCGAGTTGGGTTTACCAAGCGTCTTGAGCAGTTCATTCACAATGAAACGCCTGTGGTGATGCTCTACTTAGACATTGATAACTTTAAAAATATTAATGACTCACTCGGTCACCACATTGGTGACAAAGTGATTAAAGAGGTTGCCTCACGTCTTAAACGCTTACTGCCTCGTAAAGCCGTTATTGGGCATTTAGGCGGTGATGAGTTTGGTATTATCCTGCCAGAACCTGAACATCAGCAAACGCCTGAAATGCTCGCTGAAAAAATCATGTCCTTGATCAATCAACCCTTCGATCTTCACCATTTCAGTAAACGCTTAGCCTGTTCGATTGGTAGTGTGAGCTTCCCTAAAGATGGTACAGACGCACGTATATTGCTGCAAAATGCTGACACGGCAATGTACGAAGCCAAAGATCGTGGTCGTAATCGCCTGATTAAGTTCAACGAACAGATGAACAAAGAAGCGCGTATGCGACTGTGGCTTGAGATAGAGCTGCAAAAAGCACTGCAACAAAATGGACTCGAGGTTTGGTATCAGCCGAAAGTGAATGCACGAGATTTCACCATCAACGGCGCAGAAGCTCTGGTTCGTTGGAAGCACCCTGTTGAAGGCTACATCAGCCCTGCCGCATTTATCCCAGTTGCGGAACGTGCAGGTCTTATCGAACAACTTGGTCGTGTGGTAATGCGTGAGGTATTTGCGACAGTTAAGCGTTGGAAGATGCAAGGCATCCTCCCAGGTCGCGTTGCAATCAACCTTTCTCCAGAACAGTTTGGTAACCCAAAACTGATTGATTACGTTGAAAAATTACTGCGCTCTACAGAGCTAGACCCAAGCGCGATTACGTTTGAGTTGACCGAAAGTGCAGTAATGAGCGATAGTGAACACACACTGCAGATGCTCAATGCAATTAAGAAACTTGGCTTTGCGTTATCTATCGATGATTTTGGTACCGGTTACTCTTCACTGTCTTACCTTGCTCGCTTCCCAATTGATGAGCTTAAGATAGACCGTGCTTTCATCTCTGACATCGATACCCTACCAAAACAAATCACCGTAATTGAAAACATCATCAACCTAGGTAAATCTCTCGATTTAACCGTGGTTGCAGAAGGTGTCGAAACCAGTGAGCAAGCGACTCTGCTGTCTAATCTCAACTGTAGTTCGATTCAAGGTTTCCACTTCTACCGCCCGCAACCGAAACAAGATGTCGAAGAGTTGTTTGCCCAAAACCGCCGTCATAAGAATTAA